One Tenebrio molitor chromosome 2, icTenMoli1.1, whole genome shotgun sequence genomic region harbors:
- the LOC138122674 gene encoding golgin subfamily A member 6-like protein 22 → MKKSDSESERDEDHKRKREEGRESEERINPFRKSKKVERSPVKKAMDEEMKKMLEKIMEDVGEIKKENRKMSRELEQLKSMMREKEEKWEREKMELKEKMTKLEEKMEEQEKRVRKKNIVVTGLDEEECENEKKLEKWMKAELEVEVRVKEMYKINGGKMIVAELESWGEKRKVMENKRKLREKKGKRVYIEDDMTKKERDTQKKLRTLAKEEREKGLRVKVGYKKIWIEGKGFRWDEENGKLHTANF, encoded by the coding sequence atgaaaaaaagtgataGTGAAAGCGAGAGAGACGAAGATCACAAAAGGAAAAGAGAAGAAGGACGAGAATCAGAAGAGAGGATTAACCCATTTcggaaaagtaaaaaagtggAAAGATCACCTGTTAAAAAGGCAATGGATGAGGAAATGAAaaagatgttggaaaaaattatggaGGATGTAGGGGAGATAAAGAAAGAGAATCGGAAGATGAGCCGGGAATTGGAACAACTGAAAAGTATGATGCGtgaaaaggaagaaaaatgGGAAAGAGAAAAGAtggaattaaaagaaaaaatgacaaaattggAGGAGAAAATGGAAGAGCAGGAAAAAAGAGtgagaaaaaagaatattgtCGTAACGGGACTGGATGAAGAGGAATGTGAGAACGAGAAGAAACTGGAAAAATGGATGAAGGCAGAATTAGAGGTTGAAGTAAGGGTGAAAGagatgtataaaataaatggaggaaaaatgattgtggcagAACTTGAGAGCTGGGGGGAAAAACGGAAAGTTATGGAAAATAAAAGGAAactaagagaaaaaaaaggaaagagaGTGTACATAGAAGATGATATGACAAAAAAGGAGAGAGACACACAGAAGAAATTAAGAACGCTAGCCAAAGAAGAGCGAGAAAAAGGACTGCGGGTGAAAGTGGGTTATAAAAAGATATGGATAGAGGGAAAAGGTTTTAGGTGGGATGAAGAAAACGGGAAGTTACATACagcaaatttttga